In the Ilumatobacteraceae bacterium genome, one interval contains:
- a CDS encoding nuclear transport factor 2 family protein — MGVQLDPVSVVEQWQARAWGACDLSVVDELAADPLLRHGPAGTEYRSHAELKRDLKSYQRALGAAEITVHDRFVDGDRVWSRTTMRGANMETGMPRTLQWLQIHRVVDGKLVEVWSLYASDVKW, encoded by the coding sequence ATGGGCGTTCAGCTCGATCCGGTCAGCGTCGTCGAGCAGTGGCAGGCGCGCGCCTGGGGTGCTTGCGATCTCAGCGTCGTCGACGAACTCGCGGCCGACCCGCTCCTTCGTCACGGTCCGGCCGGTACCGAGTACCGATCGCACGCCGAACTCAAGCGTGACCTGAAGAGCTATCAGCGTGCACTCGGGGCCGCCGAGATCACCGTCCACGACCGTTTCGTCGACGGCGACCGTGTGTGGAGCCGGACGACGATGCGCGGCGCCAACATGGAGACCGGGATGCCGCGGACGCTGCAGTGGCTCCAGATCCACCGCGTCGTCGACGGCAAGCTCGTCGAGGTCTGGTCGCTCTACGCCTCCGATGTCAAGTGGTGA
- a CDS encoding ACT domain-containing protein: MTPLVLTLIGDDRSGLVNAIASAVARHGGNWERSEMAELAGKFAGIVLVTIPDDRVDEFTDAMQPLSGLLDVTVQRAVGDGTDADPDGRRRFTLDLLGSDRPGIVSDITGVLTAHDVNIESLATATREAPMAGGLLFEATAELEIRTGTDLESLRSALEELANELMVDLDLDASF, encoded by the coding sequence ATGACCCCACTCGTGCTCACCCTGATCGGCGACGACCGCTCGGGGCTCGTCAACGCGATCGCATCCGCCGTCGCCCGGCACGGCGGCAATTGGGAGCGCAGCGAGATGGCCGAGTTGGCCGGCAAGTTCGCCGGGATCGTGCTCGTGACGATTCCCGACGATCGCGTCGACGAGTTCACCGATGCGATGCAACCGCTCAGCGGGTTGCTCGACGTCACCGTCCAGCGCGCCGTCGGCGACGGCACCGACGCCGACCCCGACGGCCGACGGCGTTTCACGCTCGACCTGCTCGGCTCCGACCGGCCGGGCATCGTCAGCGACATCACCGGGGTGCTGACCGCGCACGACGTCAACATCGAGTCGTTGGCGACCGCAACGCGTGAGGCCCCGATGGCGGGTGGGCTCCTGTTCGAGGCGACGGCCGAGCTCGAAATCCGAACCGGCACCGATCTCGAGTCGCTTCGTTCGGCGCTCGAGGAGCTCGCGAACGAGTTGATGGTCGACCTCGACCTCGACGCCTCGTTCTGA